The following proteins come from a genomic window of Nostoc sp. ATCC 53789:
- the lptC gene encoding LPS export ABC transporter periplasmic protein LptC, whose translation MAYQFHKRGRQGEKKIQKYSPTPSFLFLPLIFFLIFGLVSCGGKSPIASQENSAASSKQDSDLTFFDVTLEQADEVGRPIWKVRAKTAKYTKDKQIGQAESPYGELYQDGKVVYQIKADVADIEQDGKQLFLKGKIFATDPSNGIVLQGNELEWRPKEDLLIVRNQINGTHKKLQAVAQEARVKTREQRMEFSGRVVANSADPQLQVRTEHLIWNIKEEKLIGDRPIQIDRYKDNKISDRGKGNSAEVNLKTKIATIQQNAQLDLLDPPVQIASNSMTWNMNAETVTTNSPVRMFQRAENLTVTANQGEMKIPQKTVYLTGKVNAIGQRRQSLRSNTLTWYLDNKLVEAQGNVVYRQVDPPLNFMGETAVGNLQTENIVVKGGSSTGRVVTEIIPQQRANRQQ comes from the coding sequence ATGGCGTATCAATTTCATAAAAGAGGGAGACAGGGGGAGAAAAAAATTCAAAAATACTCCCCCACTCCCTCCTTCCTTTTTTTACCTTTGATTTTTTTCTTGATATTTGGTTTAGTAAGTTGTGGGGGTAAATCCCCTATAGCTTCTCAAGAAAATTCTGCGGCTTCATCTAAGCAAGATAGCGATTTAACCTTCTTTGATGTCACCCTAGAACAGGCAGATGAAGTGGGAAGACCAATTTGGAAAGTCAGGGCTAAAACCGCAAAATACACCAAAGATAAACAAATTGGTCAAGCTGAAAGTCCTTACGGTGAACTATATCAAGATGGTAAAGTAGTTTACCAAATCAAGGCAGATGTTGCAGATATTGAACAAGATGGGAAGCAGTTGTTTCTTAAAGGTAAGATATTTGCCACAGACCCTAGTAATGGAATCGTATTGCAAGGCAATGAGTTAGAATGGCGGCCCAAAGAAGATTTGTTGATTGTCCGCAACCAAATTAACGGCACTCACAAAAAACTACAAGCTGTAGCACAAGAAGCGCGAGTTAAAACCCGCGAACAGCGCATGGAATTTTCTGGACGAGTAGTAGCAAATTCTGCTGATCCCCAATTACAAGTAAGAACCGAGCATTTAATCTGGAATATTAAAGAAGAAAAACTAATTGGCGATCGCCCCATACAAATTGATCGCTACAAAGATAATAAGATTAGCGATCGCGGTAAGGGAAATTCTGCCGAAGTCAACTTAAAAACAAAAATTGCCACTATTCAACAAAATGCTCAATTAGATTTACTAGACCCACCGGTGCAAATAGCTAGTAACTCTATGACATGGAACATGAACGCAGAAACTGTTACTACAAATTCCCCTGTACGAATGTTCCAACGGGCTGAAAATCTTACCGTAACCGCCAATCAAGGTGAAATGAAAATACCGCAAAAAACGGTTTATTTAACAGGTAAAGTCAACGCCATTGGTCAGCGTCGACAGTCTTTGAGGTCTAATACCTTAACTTGGTATTTAGACAATAAATTAGTTGAAGCTCAGGGAAATGTAGTTTATCGGCAAGTTGACCCACCGTTAAATTTTATGGGTGAAACGGCCGTTGGTAATCTGCAAACAGAAAATATTGTTGTCAAAGGTGGCAGTTCTACCGGTAGGGTAGTAACAGAAATTATTCCCCAACAAAGAGCCAATCGTCAGCAGTAG
- a CDS encoding NYN domain-containing protein, which produces MLNNFETDSIFTPEQVLENRGRVAIFIDGSNLFYAALQLGIEIDYTKLLCRLTGGSRLLRSFFYTGVDRTNEKQQGFLLWMRRNGYRVIAKDLVQLPDGSKKANLDVEIAVDMMALVDSYDTAVLVSGDGDLAYAVNSVSYRGVRVEVVSLRSMTSDSLINVSDRYIDLEAIKEDIQKTPRQSYPYRPLSGIGFLEDPRTSDGHLEIQE; this is translated from the coding sequence ATGTTGAATAATTTTGAAACCGATTCAATATTTACGCCAGAACAAGTTTTGGAGAATCGGGGTAGGGTTGCCATATTTATTGACGGCTCAAATCTATTTTACGCTGCACTGCAACTAGGGATTGAGATCGATTACACGAAGCTATTGTGTCGATTGACTGGAGGTTCTAGACTTCTGCGATCTTTTTTCTACACTGGTGTAGACCGGACGAACGAGAAGCAACAGGGGTTCCTGCTGTGGATGCGTCGCAATGGCTATCGAGTCATTGCTAAAGATTTAGTCCAGCTACCAGATGGCTCTAAAAAAGCTAACCTGGATGTAGAGATAGCAGTAGACATGATGGCGCTAGTCGATTCTTATGATACCGCAGTTTTAGTCAGCGGTGATGGGGATTTGGCTTATGCGGTCAATTCAGTTAGCTATCGCGGCGTGCGGGTAGAAGTGGTAAGTTTGCGTTCGATGACCAGTGACAGCTTAATTAATGTAAGCGATCGCTACATTGATTTAGAAGCCATCAAAGAAGACATTCAAAAAACCCCTCGCCAAAGCTATCCATACCGGCCGTTATCTGGTATCGGCTTTTTGGAAGACCCAAGAACTAGTGATGGACACCTAGAAATCCAAGAATAA
- the metG gene encoding methionine--tRNA ligase: MNLVNKTEKTFALTTPLYYVNDVPHIGSAYTTIAADVVARFHRLLGHRVLLITGTDEHGQKIQRSAESLGKAPQEFCDEVVPSFVSLWQLLDIKYDRFSRTTAPRHEAIVKEFFERVWESGDIYQGQQQGWYCVSCEEFKEERDLLEGHRCPIHTNKEVEWRDEQNYFFRLSKYQNKLTEFYQSKPDFIQPESRRNEVLSFVNQGLQDFSISRVNLDWGFPVPVDPKHTLYVWFDALLGYVTALLEPDAEPTLANALETWWPINLHLIGKDILRFHAVYWPAMLLSAGLPLPERVFGHGFLTKDGQKMGKSLGNTLDPVSLVQRYGSDAVRYYFLKEIEFGKDGDFNEVRFINVLNADLANDLGNLLNRTLSMVKKYCVDNNVPSIGNEGIPDENPLKTIGLRLGEQVKEAYKELAFSQACGAILSLAQASNKFIDEQAPWSLYKQGQQESVEKVLYAVLESVRLAAYLLSPIIPNISSDIYQQLGFGIDFNDQIQSSVTAPFATHATWGILSSKQQLGTFQPVFKRIEPPKND, translated from the coding sequence ATGAATCTAGTGAATAAAACAGAAAAAACATTTGCACTGACAACACCACTATATTATGTAAACGATGTCCCCCATATAGGCAGTGCTTATACGACGATCGCAGCAGATGTAGTAGCACGATTTCATAGATTACTAGGACATCGGGTATTACTAATTACAGGTACAGATGAACACGGACAAAAAATTCAGCGATCGGCAGAAAGTTTAGGCAAAGCGCCACAAGAGTTTTGCGATGAAGTTGTCCCCAGTTTCGTTAGTTTGTGGCAGTTACTAGACATTAAATACGATCGCTTTAGTCGGACAACTGCACCTCGTCATGAAGCGATCGTCAAAGAATTCTTTGAGCGAGTCTGGGAATCTGGTGATATCTACCAAGGACAACAACAAGGCTGGTATTGCGTATCTTGCGAAGAATTCAAAGAAGAACGCGATCTACTAGAAGGACATCGTTGTCCGATTCATACTAACAAAGAAGTTGAGTGGCGAGACGAGCAAAACTATTTTTTCCGCTTATCTAAATATCAAAATAAGCTGACAGAATTTTATCAATCTAAACCCGATTTTATTCAACCAGAAAGTCGGCGCAATGAAGTCCTCAGCTTTGTCAATCAAGGACTGCAAGACTTTTCTATTTCACGGGTAAATCTAGATTGGGGTTTTCCTGTACCAGTTGATCCCAAACATACCCTTTATGTTTGGTTTGACGCGCTGCTAGGTTATGTCACGGCATTACTCGAACCAGATGCAGAACCCACTTTAGCAAATGCTTTAGAAACATGGTGGCCAATCAACCTGCACCTAATTGGTAAAGATATTTTGCGCTTCCATGCAGTTTATTGGCCGGCAATGTTGTTGTCAGCTGGCTTACCCTTGCCAGAAAGAGTATTTGGGCATGGCTTTTTGACTAAAGATGGTCAAAAGATGGGTAAAAGTCTGGGTAATACCCTTGATCCTGTTTCGTTAGTTCAACGCTATGGTAGTGATGCCGTTCGTTATTACTTCCTTAAGGAAATCGAATTTGGCAAAGATGGAGATTTTAATGAAGTAAGGTTCATTAATGTTCTGAATGCAGATTTGGCAAATGATTTAGGTAATTTGCTCAATCGCACCTTGAGCATGGTGAAGAAATACTGCGTTGACAACAATGTTCCATCAATCGGCAATGAAGGAATTCCTGACGAAAATCCTTTGAAAACAATAGGTTTACGTCTAGGGGAACAGGTGAAAGAAGCATATAAGGAACTAGCCTTCAGTCAAGCCTGCGGCGCTATCCTTTCACTGGCACAAGCCAGTAATAAGTTTATTGATGAACAAGCTCCTTGGTCATTATATAAACAGGGACAGCAAGAGTCCGTGGAAAAAGTTCTCTACGCAGTTCTAGAATCAGTTAGACTGGCAGCTTATCTGCTTTCCCCAATTATTCCAAACATCAGTAGCGATATTTATCAACAACTGGGCTTTGGAATAGACTTTAACGATCAAATACAAAGTTCAGTGACCGCTCCTTTTGCCACCCATGCGACATGGGGGATACTATCTAGTAAACAACAGTTGGGTACATTCCAACCAGTTTTTAAGCGAATAGAACCCCCGAAAAACGATTAG
- a CDS encoding 1-acyl-sn-glycerol-3-phosphate acyltransferase encodes MSRNSPLEISRALVAALSTQMFRYYEDRIPQDASVLVVSNHRSFMDALILMAALSSPIRFACHHYMGQVPVMREIVTDQLGCFPLEETQNRQQSFFSQSQLLLQSKQMVGVFPEGTAPMVKFTQPNQVGEFQRGFAHLALRADVQDLAILPIAIASLEEVNTNGFPLRLLSVFDPSEPLFNQAGWHPLVIYRRVAVLIGRPYWITPQHQKKYHGKQARTVVAELTEHCHGEISHLLRQGCY; translated from the coding sequence ATGAGTCGAAATAGCCCCCTAGAGATTTCTCGCGCTTTGGTGGCGGCACTCTCAACACAAATGTTTCGCTATTATGAGGATCGCATTCCCCAGGATGCTAGCGTTTTGGTAGTCAGCAATCACCGCAGCTTCATGGATGCACTGATATTAATGGCGGCGTTATCAAGTCCGATTCGCTTTGCTTGCCATCACTATATGGGACAAGTGCCAGTAATGCGGGAGATTGTCACCGATCAATTGGGGTGTTTTCCTTTGGAGGAAACTCAAAACCGCCAACAAAGCTTTTTTTCGCAGTCGCAGTTGCTATTGCAGTCTAAGCAGATGGTGGGAGTATTTCCAGAAGGGACTGCACCAATGGTGAAATTTACTCAGCCAAACCAGGTGGGTGAGTTTCAACGGGGATTTGCCCATTTAGCATTGCGAGCGGATGTGCAGGATTTAGCAATTTTGCCGATCGCGATCGCTTCCCTAGAAGAGGTAAACACGAATGGTTTTCCCTTAAGGCTTTTGAGTGTATTTGACCCTTCAGAACCTTTATTTAATCAAGCTGGTTGGCATCCTTTGGTAATTTATCGTCGGGTTGCGGTGTTAATCGGTCGCCCTTATTGGATAACACCCCAACATCAAAAAAAATATCACGGGAAACAAGCCAGAACTGTTGTGGCTGAACTGACAGAACACTGTCATGGTGAAATTAGCCATTTACTGCGTCAAGGTTGCTATTAG
- a CDS encoding alpha/beta hydrolase, with product MTISEVELKPCFLTPKRVQPEYPLLVYLPGMDGTGQLLRSQTAGLETGFDVRSLALPRKDLNTWDVLTKSVLDLIDAELEKSSHRSVYLCGESFGGCLAMKVAIQAPHLFKRTILINPASSFRLRPWLSWASQLTYLVPSELYDVGALGLLPFLASLPRISRSDRHELLKTMRSVPAETVLWRLSLLREFEVDEEKLSRLTQPVLLIAGGSDRLLPSVTEVKRIGNILPNNKIVVLPECGHACLLEQDINLYEILKDNDFLENNSDISTRLEVRG from the coding sequence ATGACTATCTCTGAAGTTGAGTTAAAGCCTTGTTTCCTGACTCCTAAACGAGTACAGCCAGAGTATCCGCTATTGGTATATTTACCGGGAATGGATGGAACAGGTCAATTATTGCGATCGCAGACTGCTGGATTAGAAACTGGCTTTGATGTCCGTTCTTTGGCACTCCCCCGGAAAGACCTTAACACTTGGGATGTGCTAACAAAAAGTGTATTGGACTTGATCGACGCTGAATTAGAAAAAAGCTCTCACAGGTCAGTTTACTTGTGTGGTGAGTCCTTTGGTGGTTGCTTGGCAATGAAAGTAGCGATCCAAGCACCCCATTTATTTAAGCGAACTATCTTAATTAACCCAGCTTCGTCCTTTCGTCTTCGCCCTTGGTTGAGTTGGGCATCTCAACTTACTTACCTAGTGCCATCAGAATTGTATGATGTTGGCGCACTGGGGTTGTTGCCGTTTTTGGCATCTTTGCCTCGCATTTCTCGGAGCGATCGCCATGAACTGCTGAAAACCATGCGTTCTGTACCAGCAGAAACTGTTCTGTGGCGATTGTCTTTACTGCGAGAGTTTGAAGTTGATGAGGAAAAGTTAAGTCGCTTAACTCAACCAGTTTTGTTAATTGCTGGTGGTAGCGATCGCCTTTTGCCTTCTGTAACAGAAGTGAAGCGGATAGGGAATATCTTACCAAATAACAAGATTGTGGTGCTGCCTGAATGCGGACATGCTTGCTTGCTAGAGCAAGATATTAATCTCTATGAAATTCTTAAGGATAACGACTTTTTAGAAAATAATTCTGATATAAGTACAAGGCTAGAGGTGAGAGGATAG
- a CDS encoding Uma2 family endonuclease yields MTPAAIAIPRQESPLLFEGLTWREFKAVEQLLDRPGYRLSFLNGVLEIRRMPGEPHETVKKRIAALVELYLLAAGFDFIPTGSMTLESEVGAVKREADESYKLAPDRVRPDLVIEVAFTSGGIDKLEAYKRLLIPEVWFWEDGVLEVYHLRKEDKALHYERVSSSEEVKGIDLDLLLRCILMVNHVDAIKTFQQALQK; encoded by the coding sequence ATGACCCCAGCAGCCATCGCTATACCCCGTCAGGAATCACCCCTCTTGTTTGAGGGACTGACTTGGAGAGAATTCAAAGCAGTTGAGCAGTTGCTAGACCGTCCAGGATATAGGCTCTCTTTCCTGAATGGAGTTTTGGAGATCCGAAGAATGCCTGGAGAACCACACGAAACCGTTAAGAAAAGAATTGCTGCATTAGTGGAACTTTACTTGCTTGCGGCTGGGTTTGACTTTATTCCCACTGGCTCAATGACCTTGGAAAGTGAAGTGGGTGCTGTCAAGCGTGAGGCGGATGAATCTTATAAACTGGCTCCAGATCGAGTGCGTCCCGATCTGGTGATTGAAGTGGCGTTTACAAGTGGCGGTATCGACAAGCTGGAGGCATATAAGCGGCTCTTGATTCCAGAAGTGTGGTTTTGGGAAGATGGTGTGTTAGAAGTTTATCACCTGCGGAAAGAGGACAAGGCACTTCACTATGAGAGGGTTTCCAGTAGTGAGGAGGTCAAAGGAATCGATCTGGATTTGTTGTTACGTTGCATTCTTATGGTGAATCATGTGGATGCCATCAAGACTTTTCAGCAGGCGCTGCAAAAATAG
- a CDS encoding EcsC family protein, translating to MADKSPQEIVVNKSVNSPNETSEIEIQAQSSVENEPSVLESFVQTVAQTGKAVLDTALEVGEATAKQTHKLIEQTTQTSGQVVNRLSENWLIRKLSGVLNLNWLIGTTDAVDLEKAEAAVNKLKQKYPNESPSEIAHRIMVEKATQAGTVGLATSILPGVAIALLAIDLTATTKLQSEMLYQIAFDYGLDLKDPARKGEVLAIFGLALGGGRLLKAAGLGLLRNVPLAGAAIAASSNATMIYSLGYAACRFYEAKLDESTSLASPQTLATLKAESEKYLESAIAQEAVMDQILVHMILASHPDKTLEEILPELQAVKLSPTSLDAIAQNIKSPKSLDILLNQLNRDFAIPLLVQCEKIAQLDNKTTPLEQEVIAAIARKFNIDTTIGA from the coding sequence ATGGCAGACAAATCCCCACAAGAAATAGTAGTGAATAAATCAGTTAATTCACCTAATGAAACTTCAGAAATAGAGATCCAGGCTCAATCATCAGTAGAAAATGAACCGTCTGTATTAGAGTCTTTTGTTCAAACTGTTGCTCAAACTGGCAAAGCAGTTTTAGATACAGCATTAGAGGTAGGAGAAGCGACAGCGAAACAAACACACAAGTTAATTGAGCAAACAACTCAAACCAGTGGTCAGGTTGTGAATCGCCTCAGCGAAAATTGGTTGATTAGAAAACTATCTGGAGTATTAAATCTAAATTGGCTAATTGGTACTACTGATGCTGTTGATTTGGAAAAAGCAGAAGCTGCGGTAAACAAGCTCAAACAAAAGTATCCAAATGAATCACCTAGTGAGATTGCTCACCGAATCATGGTGGAAAAAGCGACTCAAGCAGGCACTGTTGGACTAGCCACTAGTATTTTGCCAGGAGTAGCAATTGCATTGTTGGCAATTGATTTAACAGCGACAACAAAATTGCAGTCAGAAATGCTTTATCAAATTGCATTTGACTACGGACTAGATTTAAAAGATCCTGCCCGTAAAGGAGAAGTCTTAGCAATTTTTGGTCTGGCTTTGGGTGGAGGTCGTCTTTTGAAAGCTGCGGGATTAGGATTACTGCGAAATGTGCCTTTAGCGGGTGCTGCGATCGCAGCTAGTTCAAATGCAACAATGATCTATTCATTGGGTTATGCTGCTTGTCGATTTTACGAAGCCAAGCTAGATGAATCAACTTCCCTAGCATCGCCACAGACTCTGGCAACATTAAAAGCAGAAAGTGAAAAGTATCTCGAAAGTGCGATCGCTCAAGAAGCCGTCATGGATCAAATCTTAGTTCACATGATTCTGGCTAGCCATCCAGATAAGACTTTGGAAGAAATTTTGCCAGAATTACAAGCTGTAAAACTCAGTCCTACCTCGTTGGATGCCATTGCCCAAAATATCAAATCACCTAAGTCTTTAGATATACTGCTCAATCAGCTGAATCGTGATTTTGCTATACCCTTGCTCGTTCAGTGTGAAAAAATTGCCCAGCTTGACAATAAGACTACACCTCTAGAGCAAGAAGTAATAGCAGCGATCGCCAGAAAATTTAACATTGATACAACAATTGGGGCATAG
- a CDS encoding leucyl aminopeptidase, whose protein sequence is MTIQPSDKPLLEWAGDSLAIGLFEDAVELTGELATLDQKFSGVLKELIAEEEFKGKANSTIFTRVNPGSPVRKLILVGLGKPDTLKLDTLRRAAAAVARVAKKQKSKILGFSFPLWNNDPAASAQAIAEGVELALYQDIRFKSEPEDKGSQIESIDLLGFGGQEAAITLANQIVSGVNLARELVAAPANAVTPITLAETAQAIAKDHGLQVEILEKEDCEKLGMGAFLGVSQGSELPPKFIHLTYKPEGTPKKKLAIIGKGVTFDSGGLNIKGAGSGIETMKMDMGGAAATLGAAKAIAQIKPDVEVHFISAVAENMISGRAMHPGDILTASNGKTIEVNNTDAEGRLTLADALVYADKLGLDAIVDLATLTGANVIALGDDIAGLYTPDDDVASQIEKAAQTSGEKIWRMPMEEKYFEGLKSGIADMKNTGPRPGGAITAALFLKQFVKETPWAHIDIAGPVWADKENGYNGAGATGYGVRTLVNWVLGIEE, encoded by the coding sequence ATGACAATTCAACCTAGTGATAAGCCTTTGCTAGAGTGGGCAGGCGATAGTTTGGCAATAGGATTATTTGAAGATGCAGTCGAGTTAACCGGAGAACTAGCAACTTTAGATCAAAAGTTTTCCGGGGTCTTAAAAGAACTAATTGCGGAAGAAGAATTTAAAGGTAAAGCCAACAGTACAATTTTCACTCGTGTGAATCCTGGTAGCCCAGTACGTAAATTGATTCTGGTAGGATTGGGTAAACCAGATACACTAAAACTCGACACTTTGAGACGCGCTGCTGCTGCGGTAGCCAGAGTCGCAAAAAAGCAGAAAAGCAAAATTTTGGGATTTAGTTTCCCATTATGGAATAACGATCCAGCCGCAAGCGCCCAAGCGATCGCAGAAGGTGTTGAATTAGCACTTTATCAGGATATTCGTTTTAAATCAGAACCAGAAGATAAAGGTTCGCAAATAGAAAGCATCGATTTACTAGGTTTCGGTGGACAAGAAGCAGCCATAACCCTCGCCAATCAAATCGTTTCCGGGGTAAATTTGGCACGGGAGTTAGTGGCAGCACCAGCCAATGCGGTAACACCAATTACTTTAGCCGAAACTGCCCAAGCGATCGCTAAAGACCACGGTTTACAAGTAGAAATTCTCGAAAAAGAAGACTGTGAAAAGTTGGGTATGGGTGCTTTTTTGGGAGTATCGCAAGGTTCCGAGTTGCCACCTAAATTTATTCACCTGACTTACAAACCAGAAGGTACACCGAAAAAGAAACTAGCAATTATTGGCAAAGGTGTAACCTTTGATTCCGGCGGACTGAATATTAAAGGTGCTGGTAGCGGCATCGAAACCATGAAAATGGATATGGGCGGTGCAGCTGCTACCTTGGGGGCGGCAAAAGCAATTGCTCAAATTAAGCCAGATGTTGAAGTTCACTTTATCTCGGCGGTAGCCGAAAACATGATTAGCGGTCGCGCCATGCACCCTGGAGACATTCTCACAGCGTCAAACGGCAAAACAATCGAAGTGAACAACACCGACGCAGAAGGACGTTTAACCCTTGCAGATGCCTTGGTGTATGCTGACAAATTAGGGTTGGATGCGATCGTGGATTTAGCCACCCTAACCGGTGCTAACGTCATTGCCTTGGGTGATGATATTGCTGGTTTGTACACTCCCGATGATGACGTAGCTTCCCAGATCGAAAAAGCTGCCCAAACTTCAGGGGAAAAGATTTGGCGGATGCCAATGGAAGAAAAATATTTTGAAGGGCTAAAGTCTGGGATTGCGGACATGAAAAATACAGGGCCGCGTCCAGGTGGTGCCATTACTGCTGCTCTTTTCCTCAAGCAATTTGTCAAAGAAACCCCTTGGGCGCACATAGATATTGCTGGCCCAGTGTGGGCAGATAAAGAAAATGGCTACAACGGCGCAGGAGCAACCGGCTACGGCGTTCGGACGCTAGTTAACTGGGTGTTGGGGATTGAAGAGTAG
- the plsX gene encoding phosphate acyltransferase PlsX: MGSTRVRIAIDAMGGDHAPGEIVAGALRAKEELGVEVLLVGDPQQIEAALPPKTNLAQVEIVPAEEAIAMDEEPLNAVRRKRKASINVAMDLVKQQKADAVFSAGHSGAAMASALLRLGRLPGIDRPAIGTVFPTIVAGKPVLVLDVGANVDCRPKFLEQFAVMGSAYSQYVLGTTEPKVGLLNIGEEDSKGNDAAVRAHQLLRENSQINFIGNAEGRDVLSGHFDVIVCDGFVGNVLLKFAEAVGEVILQILREELPQGLHGQIGSAILKPNLKRVKQRMDHAEHGGALLLGVAGVCFIGHGSSQAPSIFNAIRMAKEAVDNQVLQRIQSQYILERESG; the protein is encoded by the coding sequence ATGGGATCGACTCGCGTACGGATCGCAATTGACGCAATGGGAGGGGATCACGCACCCGGTGAAATCGTTGCTGGCGCACTGCGAGCAAAGGAAGAATTGGGTGTAGAAGTATTACTTGTTGGTGATCCCCAACAAATAGAAGCTGCCTTGCCGCCAAAAACGAATTTAGCGCAGGTGGAGATCGTTCCTGCTGAGGAAGCGATCGCAATGGATGAGGAGCCTTTAAATGCGGTTAGACGCAAACGCAAGGCTTCTATCAATGTGGCAATGGATTTAGTCAAGCAGCAAAAGGCAGATGCCGTATTTTCTGCCGGTCATTCTGGGGCAGCTATGGCATCGGCTTTGCTTCGCTTAGGGCGATTGCCGGGAATTGATCGTCCAGCAATCGGGACTGTTTTTCCGACAATTGTTGCTGGTAAGCCAGTGTTGGTTCTTGATGTTGGCGCAAATGTAGATTGCCGCCCGAAGTTTTTAGAGCAGTTTGCCGTCATGGGATCGGCTTATAGTCAGTATGTCTTAGGTACAACTGAACCGAAAGTGGGTTTGTTGAATATCGGTGAAGAAGACTCTAAAGGCAATGATGCAGCCGTCCGCGCCCATCAACTGCTCCGCGAAAATTCTCAAATTAATTTTATTGGCAATGCCGAAGGGCGTGATGTGCTTTCCGGTCACTTCGATGTAATTGTCTGCGATGGCTTTGTGGGCAATGTACTGTTAAAATTTGCCGAAGCAGTTGGAGAAGTGATTCTGCAAATTCTGCGGGAAGAATTACCTCAAGGATTGCATGGTCAAATCGGTTCAGCAATCTTAAAACCAAACCTGAAGCGAGTTAAGCAACGCATGGATCATGCAGAACACGGTGGTGCTTTGTTGTTAGGCGTGGCAGGAGTTTGTTTTATCGGTCACGGTAGCTCACAAGCACCTTCAATTTTCAATGCTATTCGCATGGCTAAAGAAGCTGTTGACAACCAGGTGCTACAACGAATTCAGTCCCAATATATCCTAGAGCGCGAAAGCGGTTAG
- a CDS encoding beta-ketoacyl-ACP synthase 3 translates to MENLGIAITGSGSAVPATSLHNQTLTELVETSDEWIATRTGIRQRRLAVSSESLSGLAAAASSRAIAASGIRPEDLDLILLATSTPDDLFGSACQVQAQLGATNAVAFDLTAACSGFVFGLVTAAQYIRTGVYKNVLLIGADILSRWVDWQDRRTCVLFGDGAGAVVLQASKSDRLLGFALKSDGTQNHHLNLAYAATSQELLPGVNITKGTYQPITMNGKEVYRFAVQKVPEIIDKALFQANLKVDQIDWLVLHQANQRIIDAVAQRLNIPEHKIISNLAQYGNTSAASIPLALDEAVRQGKIKPNDIVATSGFGAGLTWGAAIFQWGR, encoded by the coding sequence GTGGAAAACTTAGGCATAGCAATTACCGGAAGTGGCTCGGCAGTACCAGCAACTTCCCTACACAACCAGACATTGACTGAACTAGTTGAAACATCAGACGAGTGGATTGCCACAAGAACGGGAATTCGCCAACGACGATTAGCGGTGTCATCTGAGTCCTTAAGTGGACTAGCTGCTGCCGCCAGTAGTCGCGCGATCGCAGCTTCAGGAATTAGACCAGAAGACCTAGACCTGATTTTGCTAGCGACTTCCACCCCTGATGATTTGTTTGGTAGTGCTTGTCAAGTACAGGCTCAATTAGGAGCTACCAACGCAGTCGCCTTTGACTTGACAGCAGCCTGCTCTGGCTTTGTGTTTGGTCTGGTTACAGCAGCCCAATACATTAGAACAGGTGTCTATAAAAATGTACTGTTGATAGGGGCAGATATCCTCTCTCGCTGGGTAGATTGGCAAGATCGTCGCACTTGTGTATTATTCGGCGATGGTGCAGGAGCAGTAGTATTACAGGCTTCTAAAAGCGATCGCTTATTAGGATTTGCCCTTAAAAGTGATGGTACTCAAAACCATCACCTTAACCTTGCTTATGCAGCAACTTCCCAAGAATTACTCCCCGGTGTAAATATCACTAAAGGTACTTATCAACCTATTACCATGAACGGCAAAGAAGTCTACCGCTTTGCTGTGCAAAAAGTGCCAGAAATTATAGATAAAGCCTTATTTCAAGCTAACCTCAAAGTTGACCAAATAGATTGGCTAGTGTTACATCAAGCTAATCAGCGCATTATAGATGCCGTTGCTCAACGCCTAAATATCCCAGAACATAAAATCATAAGTAATCTCGCCCAGTATGGTAATACCTCTGCTGCTTCCATTCCGTTAGCTTTGGATGAAGCAGTGCGACAAGGTAAAATTAAACCCAATGACATCGTTGCGACATCCGGCTTTGGTGCCGGTCTTACTTGGGGCGCGGCAATCTTTCAATGGGGAAGATAA